The Hippoglossus hippoglossus isolate fHipHip1 chromosome 16, fHipHip1.pri, whole genome shotgun sequence genomic sequence CGATGTAGTCCATCTGCCTTCATCCGATTAAATGTGTTAAGAGACGCATGTGCTCAGGCAACGTACATCAGGTTTTCACTGTCTCAACTCAGCAATTTCATTTTAACTCGGCCTCGTGCCAACAGGTGACGGGATCTCCGAGATGAAAGTTGATCCTCAGAAAGATGAAGAGTCATGGAGAGCATTCCAAAAGTGCATGGCCCAAATCACCACGGCCATTCCcgctgaaaaacacaaaaccacgCCCCTGTTTCTCGGAGCCACAGCCGGGATGAGACTGCTGCAGTAAGAAAGTGTCAGAATTACTTCTCACCATTACCTACGAGCAGAGCACTTTCACCTCATTCATGCATCacatggattttattttcacccAAAAGCTACTGGAGTCAGGCCCAAGCAGTAAAAACATATGCAGAAACACATAGTGAAACAATGATACTGGGAAATGTGGGATCTCCTCACATTAGTGGGTAGTTATATGAGATTATAATGTAAAGATCATAAAAGTCATGCTCTTTGACCAAGGGCTGCTTTGATCCGTCACTTTGCTCCAGTGATGTGGTCCCCACTTCTACTGGTTggtctgcagcagaggagggagaagtaCACAGATTCTTTACTCAAatagaagtacagatacttcAAAGTAAGTATAAGAAGTGAAGTCAAccactttactcaagtaaaagtgtAAAAGTTCAGGCTCTGAAATGCACTCAAgagtataaaagtataaaagtaccTTCTGAAAGCCATGTCtacctcctctgtctgtgcaaagcaaactgagactcatGTCATTTTCACCTCTGCAGTCTCCCCTGCTTATCAGTTTCCTCTTGATACGTCTTTATGCTGtgtcgtgttgtgttgtgttctgttgtgttgtgttgtgttgtgttctgttgtgttgtgttgtgtgtggttttccCTGATACATAAACAGCAAGGAATcttcttttctgtgttattgcCCTTTAGTTAAAATAAGTTCAAATCTGTCTCGATGTTGAGGAAGAAATTGATAATTTCTCTCAAATGCATTAAAACGATAGTACTGAGCCTGTTTTGAACATGCAAGGAGCAGATAGTACAGATAAAACGTATAGGGAGTAAAGTACAGACACATGTTTGTTACTTCCCATCACTGGTCTGCAGTGAATAGATATCTAATCAGTAGGCTTCTTTTGGTCTTTGTTTGGCTTGATTCTGTTTCACAGAAATGTGCAAAGTCTAAATACTCTATATTTTAGATTTGACTAAATCCTATGTTGTCACTACAGAGTTTGTTGTTGTAGTCGGCATCTCACAGTGATGATATAAAACAACTACTAAAGTAATTGTGGGTCTATGTATTCAGTCTATATGCTAACTGTAACTGGCTTAAGCCTAATATTTAGTACAGACATGAAAGTGGTTTGGCCTCCTTCTCTAACACTAAAATGTCTGACTATTCCCTTAATTAAATGTTTGACTACCACTGAGAGTAAGATCTCTCATTCTTCTTTTCACCATCAGTCAGCTGGATAAGCAGAGATCCAATGAAATCCTGGCAAGTCTCAGAAAATACCTGAGCTCCCTGCCCTTCGACTTCCACAACGCCTCCATCATCACAGGTCAAGAGGAAGGTCTATATGGGTGGATCACCGTCAACTACCTCATGGGAAACTTCCTGGAGGTCCGACACTGTCATTGATCTGTCTGCTCTGTCTCGGTCCAACGTTTACTTGCATGCTGCCTCACTaatgtttccttttcctctATGCATGCAGAAAGACTTGTGGAACACCTATATGCTCCCAGAGGGGGCAAAGACAGTCGGATCCATGGACCTCGGTGGAGCATCGACCCAAATCGCCTTCGCAGTCCAGGACGATCTCAAAGGGCTTGACTACATGTCCATCAAACTGTACGGATACCCTTACAATGTCTACACTCATAGTTTCCTCTGCTACGGCAAGAATGAGGCTGATAAGAGAGTTCTGGACAAAATAGTACAGGTAACACAGCTTTTTGTCTTTAGATATATGTGCGTGTATGAAAAGAATTTGACTAAAGTATTTATGAGCGCTGCAGCttgttctctgtttgtgtgtttttatgttccTGTTTGTGCACGTGGCAGTGGGAATACATGtgggtatatgtgtgtgtttttttgcatgCATGTACACGTGAAAATCCATTAAAGCCTATTAAAGAATTGATTAGTGAACAATGCTAACAGGCTAGGGGAGACCAGTCCAGGATGCATTATGTCATTAAGGATATTGATTGGACAGTAAATGTCGTCAGGCGCGTCGCTGAGAAATGCATTATTTCTGGTCGCTTAAAGCTTCATTCTTGAAGCTAAGAGAGTTTGCAGCAGGGGAGAAATACGCTACGCTGTGAGAAAATGTGATAAAAGGTCCTAATATCAAATGTTAACTCGACAGCTTGTAGTTCCACAAGGATCTGTATTTGATCATGTGTAATTCCCGTAAATAAGTTATGCTTTATGtcatgttatgttgtgttaattctattctatttaattttattgttttaatacatCAAATACTTGTTATCTTATCATTCTGTATTTATCGAATTTTAtagacatacagtacatattcATATGAGATCATCTATCATCATTATATTTGCTACCTACTCATTTTAACTATTATATTTGTACATCCatttagacagacagacagacagacagacagacagacagacagacagacagacagacaaacagacagacagacaaacagacagatagatagattttaaatagattttcacTTGGAAAGAACTTTGTGCTTAACCTTAAAAAGTGCTagatttattataataaatttaTACAGTATTCTAACATTTCCTTCCTCCATTCAATGTTCCAGGAATCACGTGACCCAGCATACATTCTGAACCCCTGCCTCCCTGAAGGTTTCAACATCACCATGAAGGCCTCATCCATCTATGACACAGAGTGCACCAAGAAGCCAGCAAACTACAACCCAGACCAGGATCTCTTCATGGTGGGAGCCCCTGACTCAGACAAGTGCGGGAGCATGGTCAAGTCATTATTTGATTTCAAGACCTGTTCCTCAGCCCACTGTTCCTTCAACGGGGTTGAGCAGCCGCCAGTCACCGGAGAGTTCATGGTAACACACAGTACAAATATATAACATGTGCGTGTAGGCAGATGAAGGTGCAAAACAACTTTTaactctgtgtttctgctgctcctgcaggcGTACGCTGGATTCTTCTACATTAAGCGGGGTCTGCACTGGAATGGCTCTTTAGATTTCGATCAGTTCAACTCGTTGGTTAGGGAATTCTGCCACATGAATTGGACAGAGGTAAGTTCTGCAAGCGGGTATACATCTGAACTGAAGGCTGAAATGAATGATATAACAGTCAATGTAAttggaggagggagaaaagtgGACGAGAAAGTAGGAAGGGAATGAGGGAATGACAGAAAGAGGGGAAGGCAGCAAGGAGgacagacaaaagacaaaacaaaaaacagaaacgagtagaaatatttattatagGGAACACTCTGTTAAACCATCTGATGTACGCAGACGATTTGGCTATTATGTCCCCCAGCACTGTTGGGTTCCAGCAGCTGTTGGATATATGCTCCGAGTATGGGGTTGAGTTTGACGTACAGTACAATGCAAAAAATAGTGTTGTATTGATATGTAGGACCAAGGAAGATCAGAAGCTACACTTTCCAATGTTTTACCTGTCAGGGCAATCCCTCTGTGTATCTACCTGTACGAAATATCTTGGGCACATCATCACTGACAAGATGGAAGATGATGCTGACATGTTCAGGCAGAGACGAATGTTGTATGTCCAAGCAAACATGTTAGTCAGGAAATTCCACTACTGTTCTGATGATGTGAAAGTGAGCTTGTTTCGTGCTTACTGCACCCCCATGTATGCAGCCCTATTAACGGGCAGCTACAAAAAGGAGACCCTGCACAAACTTCAGGTAGCATACAATGACTGTCTGAGGATACTGCTGAAAAAGCCCAGGTGTAGCAGTGCTAGTAAGCTCTTTTGTGACTCAGGGCTAAGCACTTTACAGGCTCTCTTGAGGAACCTGATGTTTAAGTTTATGTCTCGACTTGATGAGTCACAAAACTGTATTATAATGATGCTCACAAGCCCCAGGTGCAGCTCGGTCAGATATCAATCATATCTGTGGAAACATTGGTATGGGTGCCTTTTAAGACTCTCATGAATAagagtatgtttgtatgtgtttatgtatctgttttctttttttttctttatggtgTATGTCTTGCTATTGGGTCTAGAGCCTGTAATAAagtgtatctatctatctatctataggCAGAAGCTAAATTGCTTGGCAGATACAGAGTTATTTTCCTCAGGCAGAATacctgctgtgacatcactgactGAGGTGTGACAGGACCGCGTTTTCTTCTCCGCGTGATTTACTGTTCATTTCAATACATGATGTCTCAGCAGCAGGTTGCTAAATAAGGACTTGAACTTTGGCATAGACgcaacattttaaatagtttaagGAAATAGATGAAGTTGTAAATTATAATAAGCCTTGATAACACActgttgtgtgttagtgtttcaTCTTCACCTTGACTACAATGTTGATATTTTGCCAATagcaatcattttaatttgcttGTGTCATTATTCTTCCTAATCGTAGGCTTGACtctgatctttgtttttcttgctattagctgaaaaaagaaaaacactggatcGATGACAAACACTTGAGGACTTACTGCCATGGAGCTCACTACGTCTTCACTCTGCTGGCAGACGGTTACAAGTTTGACAACGAGACGTGGAAAGGCATCAGCTTTCAAAGACAGGTTGGTATATCCACTCTATTTATTATCTATGCCCCATATTCTTGCAGGAAAATAGCGTTGATGAAAAGACAACCATCTGGATGTATCAGATAAAGTAATGGGCTGAGAGTTGAGCTGTCACCAGCGACTCATGCACTGATACAAGCGCTTAACAACCTTTATCTTACACAAGTGGAAATCAAACCACCCACTGGGACTCATTAATGATGGATGGCTGATATACCGATCATGTGCGCTCAGAGCTTTGAATGAAAGACATGCAATGTATCGCTGCGGGCTGCCCTGAGGATAGAGAGCGTACTCTCACAATGGAGCGCCCATGGCCTGCGACACTTAGTCGCTCATGAGTCATGAGGAAAGAGAGTAGCTCTAAAAAGAATCATTAGAGCCACAATTTTCCAAATTGCAGGGCAGTTTGCTTATAGACAGGAACGTCCCTCAACTGCTGGCAATGCTCCCAGTCTGAAATCCCACCAACAAGAGGGTTAGTGTGCTAATCAGTGCTATGTAATGCCCGTGGGGTGTCTGGGAGTCCCATGGTCCAAAGATCCTATGAAAGTACcgaacagacacacaatctTTTGATTGAGCTGTGAGGCAACTTCTCTGGACATGCACAGTGATGAATTAGCTCACACGTAAATTCACagtgagaaaatggaaaaatcttttctctcctcttctcatttcatttcgtctcttctcctctggtctggtttcatttctttttgtcttCTTGTCTCATCTGGTCTTGTTTCCCCTCGTCTCTTCTCTTGTGGTCTGGTTTCATATCTCGTGTCAtttctttttgtcttcttttctcaTCCGGTCTtgtttcctctcgtctcttCTCTTTTGGTCTCTTCCCTTTTCTTCTGGTCTTTTCTCGTCTCGTCTCGTCTCGTctcgtctcttctcttcttgtctggtcttgtctcttctcttctcttctcttctcttctcttctcttctcttctcctctcttctcatatctcctctcctctcctctcctcaggtgAAGGACACCAGCGTGGGTTGGAGTTTGGGCTACATGCTGAGTATGTCCAACATGATCCCATCTGAAGTGAAACACATCACACCTCTGACCAACCCTGTATTTGCCAGcctcatctttttattttcagctctAACCATCGTGATGGTTATCATAGCTTTCATCATCCTCATTCGCACCTGCTACTGAGAGCCAATGTTACAAAGGAAATGATCTGCCATTCAAAGCCTGGGGATTGCTGTAATCCCGTAGGTAACAGGAGATCGTTACAGCTACTAAGTCTGAGACGTTTACTAAAAATTCAAATGCAGTTCATTTTGTACCTCAGGGAAAAGTATTGGGTCCTTTTTCGTGCTCCACTAAAGGGTCATATTGTGTTACAGCTAAAAGACTGACACAGTGGTCGCCTGACTTACAACTGAGCACGCCGATATGTCTGTGTGCTCGATGGCGTTTCACattgtgtcatttcaaattTGCATAATGTTAAAGTGAGACTGGTATGTGCATTCAACTTAGTGTgcttacatgcacacacagatccCTCAGGCAAAAAAGCATGTCAAACTCCTTCTGCTAACAAATACATTCCGTTCCTGTATTATACATGTAATTGCACTAAATGCATTCGCTTCA encodes the following:
- the entpd3 gene encoding ectonucleoside triphosphate diphosphohydrolase 3 — encoded protein: MASKQPIGYKCRIAGVLLLLLASIAALVAVAVIQDTWALTEYSLEYGIVIDSGSSRSSVYLYKWPGEKQNETGVVTEILNCKVEGDGISEMKVDPQKDEESWRAFQKCMAQITTAIPAEKHKTTPLFLGATAGMRLLHQLDKQRSNEILASLRKYLSSLPFDFHNASIITGQEEGLYGWITVNYLMGNFLEKDLWNTYMLPEGAKTVGSMDLGGASTQIAFAVQDDLKGLDYMSIKLYGYPYNVYTHSFLCYGKNEADKRVLDKIVQESRDPAYILNPCLPEGFNITMKASSIYDTECTKKPANYNPDQDLFMVGAPDSDKCGSMVKSLFDFKTCSSAHCSFNGVEQPPVTGEFMAYAGFFYIKRGLHWNGSLDFDQFNSLVREFCHMNWTELKKEKHWIDDKHLRTYCHGAHYVFTLLADGYKFDNETWKGISFQRQVKDTSVGWSLGYMLSMSNMIPSEVKHITPLTNPVFASLIFLFSALTIVMVIIAFIILIRTCY